In one window of Hevea brasiliensis isolate MT/VB/25A 57/8 chromosome 10, ASM3005281v1, whole genome shotgun sequence DNA:
- the LOC110634466 gene encoding mitochondrial uncoupling protein 5: MGLKGFAEGGIASIIAGCSTHPLDLIKVRMQLQGETHATNPAAVQTLRPALAFHTTTPGTTLHVPQQPLPAPAPRVGPIVVGVRIVQQEGVAALFSGVSATILRQTLYSTTRMGLYDILKQKWTDPHTKTMPLSSKIAAGLIAGGIGAAVGNPADVAMVRMQADGRLPPAQRRNYKSVVDAITRMAKQEGITSLWRGSSLTVNRAMLVTASQLASYDQFKEMILEKRLMSDGLGTHVTASFAAGFVAAVASNPVDVIKTRVMNMKVEAGEAAPYAGALDCAVKTVKAEGPMALYKGFIPTISRQGPFTIVLFVTLEQVRKLLKNF, translated from the coding sequence ATGGGTCTCAAAGGTTTTGCTGAAGGAGGCATAGCTTCAATTATTGCTGGGTGCTCCACTCACCCTCTGGACCTCATTAAGGTCCGCATGCAACTCCAAGGGGAAACCCACGCGACAAATCCTGCCGCCGTCCAAACGCTACGGCCGGCTCTCGCTTTCCACACCACCACTCCTGGAACCACCCTTCATGTGCCTCAACAACCATTACCCGCTCCAGCACCCCGTGTGGGTCCCATCGTTGTCGGTGTCCGAATCGTCCAGCAAGAAGGTGTGGCCGCTCTTTTCTCTGGTGTCTCCGCCACCATCCTCCGCCAGACACTATACTCCACCACCCGGATGGGACTTTACGACATCTTGAAACAGAAATGGACGGATCCACATACCAAAACTATGCCTTTATCGAGCAAGATAGCTGCCGGACTTATAGCCGGTGGCATAGGTGCAGCCGTTGGAAACCCCGCAGACGTTGCTATGGTCCGCATGCAGGCGGACGGGCGTCTTCCACCAGCCCAACGCCGGAACTACAAGAGCGTCGTAGACGCAATCACTCGCATGGCAAAGCAAGAAGGCATTACAAGCCTGTGGCGTGGCTCATCGCTGACGGTGAACCGTGCCATGCTGGTGACAGCTTCTCAGCTAGCATCGTACGACCAATTcaaggaaatgattttggaaaaaAGGTTGATGAGCGATGGGCTTGGCACCCACGTGACAGCGAGTTTCGCGGCAGGGTTCGTGGCGGCGGTGGCATCAAACCCGGTGGACGTGATAAAGACAAGAGTGATGAACATGAAGGTGGAGGCAGGGGAGGCGGCACCGTATGCAGGGGCGTTGGATTGCGCAGTGAAGACGGTGAAGGCAGAGGGGCCGATGGCGCTGTACAAGGGATTTATACCAACGATTTCAAGGCAAGGGCCGTTTACGATTGTGCTATTTGTGACCTTGGAACAGGTCAGAAAGCTGCTCAAGAATTTCTGA